The following proteins are encoded in a genomic region of Vicugna pacos chromosome 16, VicPac4, whole genome shotgun sequence:
- the RETREG3 gene encoding reticulophagy regulator 3 isoform X2 — protein MKDLIQGTLWIYAQEWDCWIIWFFALTSLRLVFLLAFSSMIIVCIDQWKNKIWPEIKVPRPDALDNESWGFVHPRLLSVPELCHHVAEVWVSGTIFIRNLLLFKKQNPGKFCLLSCGILTFLAVLGRYIPGLLLSYLMLVAVMMWPLAVYHRLWDRAYVWLKPALQRLDFSVRGYMMSKQRERQLRRRALHPERATDNQSDSEEELAAFCPQLDDSTVARELAITDSEHSDAEVSCTDNGTFNLSRGQTPLTEGSEDLDGHSDPEESFARDLPDFPSINVDPAGLDDEDDTSIGMPSLMYRSPPGAEEPQGAPAGRDEAALPELLLGALPGGSNLTSNLASLVSQGMIQLALSGASQPGPSGLPPRRATRGFLRAPSSDLDTDAEGDDFELLDQSELNQLDPASSRSH, from the exons GTTCTTTGCACTGACATCACTTCGTCTTGTGTTTTTACTTGCATTCAGCTCCATGATCATTGTGTGTATAGATCAATGGAAGAACAAAATCTGGCCTGAAATAAAAG TGCCAAGACCCGACGCATTAGACAATGAGAG CTGGGGCTTTGTGCACCCTCGGTTGCTCAGCGTGCCCGAGCTCTGCCACCATGTAGCTGAAGTCTGGGTTAGTGGGACCATTTTCATAAGGAAtcttttgcttttcaaaaagcaaaacccaGGCAAG TTCTGCTTGCTGAGCTGTGGGATACTGACCTTTTTGGCTGTCTTGGGCCGCTACATCCCTGGGCTCCTGCTGTCCTACTTAATGC TTGTCGCTGTCATGATGTGGCCCCTTGCTGTGTACCACCGACTGTGGGATCGAGCATATGTATGGCTGAAGCCAGCTCTGCAGCGGCTGGACTTCAGTGTCCGTGGCTACATGATgtccaagcagagagagagacaat TGCGCCGCAGAGCTCTACACCCAGAACGTGCCACGGACAACCAAAGTGACAGCGAAGAGGAACTTGCTGCCTTCTGTCCTCAG CTGGATGATTCTACTGTTGCCAGGGAATTGGCCATCACAGACTCTGAGCACTCAGATGCTGAGGTCTCCTGCACAGACAATGGCACATTCAATCTTTCACGGGGCCAAACACCTCTAACAGAAGGCTCTGAAG ACCTAGATGGTCACAGTGACCCAGAGGAATCCTTTGCCAGAGACCTTCCAGACTTCCCTTCCATTAATGTGGATCCTGCTGGCCTGGATGATGAAGATGATACCAGTATCGGGATGCCCAGCTTGATGTACCGTTCCCCACCAGGGGCCGAGGAGCCTCAGGGCGCCCCTGCCGGCAGGGACGAGGCTGCACTGCCAGAGCTCCTGCTTGGTGCCCTGCCTGGAGGATCCAACCTCACCAGCAACCTTGCTAGCCTGGTCTCCCAGGGCATGATCCAGCTGGCCCTGTCAGGGGCCTCCCAGCCAGGCCCTTCTGGCCTACCTCCCCGGAGAGCAACAAGAGGCTTCCTCCGGGCCCCCAGTTCAGACCTGGACACTGATGCTGAGGGGGATGACTTTGAACTTCTGGACCAGTCAGAGCTGAATCAGCTGGACCCTGCCAGTTCCAGGAGCCACTGA
- the RETREG3 gene encoding reticulophagy regulator 3 isoform X3 — MIIVCIDQWKNKIWPEIKVPRPDALDNESWGFVHPRLLSVPELCHHVAEVWVSGTIFIRNLLLFKKQNPGKFCLLSCGILTFLAVLGRYIPGLLLSYLMLVAVMMWPLAVYHRLWDRAYVWLKPALQRLDFSVRGYMMSKQRERQLRRRALHPERATDNQSDSEEELAAFCPQLDDSTVARELAITDSEHSDAEVSCTDNGTFNLSRGQTPLTEGSEDLDGHSDPEESFARDLPDFPSINVDPAGLDDEDDTSIGMPSLMYRSPPGAEEPQGAPAGRDEAALPELLLGALPGGSNLTSNLASLVSQGMIQLALSGASQPGPSGLPPRRATRGFLRAPSSDLDTDAEGDDFELLDQSELNQLDPASSRSH; from the exons ATGATCATTGTGTGTATAGATCAATGGAAGAACAAAATCTGGCCTGAAATAAAAG TGCCAAGACCCGACGCATTAGACAATGAGAG CTGGGGCTTTGTGCACCCTCGGTTGCTCAGCGTGCCCGAGCTCTGCCACCATGTAGCTGAAGTCTGGGTTAGTGGGACCATTTTCATAAGGAAtcttttgcttttcaaaaagcaaaacccaGGCAAG TTCTGCTTGCTGAGCTGTGGGATACTGACCTTTTTGGCTGTCTTGGGCCGCTACATCCCTGGGCTCCTGCTGTCCTACTTAATGC TTGTCGCTGTCATGATGTGGCCCCTTGCTGTGTACCACCGACTGTGGGATCGAGCATATGTATGGCTGAAGCCAGCTCTGCAGCGGCTGGACTTCAGTGTCCGTGGCTACATGATgtccaagcagagagagagacaat TGCGCCGCAGAGCTCTACACCCAGAACGTGCCACGGACAACCAAAGTGACAGCGAAGAGGAACTTGCTGCCTTCTGTCCTCAG CTGGATGATTCTACTGTTGCCAGGGAATTGGCCATCACAGACTCTGAGCACTCAGATGCTGAGGTCTCCTGCACAGACAATGGCACATTCAATCTTTCACGGGGCCAAACACCTCTAACAGAAGGCTCTGAAG ACCTAGATGGTCACAGTGACCCAGAGGAATCCTTTGCCAGAGACCTTCCAGACTTCCCTTCCATTAATGTGGATCCTGCTGGCCTGGATGATGAAGATGATACCAGTATCGGGATGCCCAGCTTGATGTACCGTTCCCCACCAGGGGCCGAGGAGCCTCAGGGCGCCCCTGCCGGCAGGGACGAGGCTGCACTGCCAGAGCTCCTGCTTGGTGCCCTGCCTGGAGGATCCAACCTCACCAGCAACCTTGCTAGCCTGGTCTCCCAGGGCATGATCCAGCTGGCCCTGTCAGGGGCCTCCCAGCCAGGCCCTTCTGGCCTACCTCCCCGGAGAGCAACAAGAGGCTTCCTCCGGGCCCCCAGTTCAGACCTGGACACTGATGCTGAGGGGGATGACTTTGAACTTCTGGACCAGTCAGAGCTGAATCAGCTGGACCCTGCCAGTTCCAGGAGCCACTGA
- the PSMC3IP gene encoding homologous-pairing protein 2 homolog isoform X2 has translation MSKGRAEAAAGAPGILLRYLQEQNRPYSAQDVFGNLQREHGLGKAAVVKALEQLAQQGKIKEKTYGKQKIYFADQDQFDMVSDVDLQGLDAKIVALTANVQSLQQSCRHMEAELKELTSALTTPEMQKEIQELKKECAGYTERLRNIKAATNHVTPEEKEQVYRERQRYCKEWRKRKRMATELSDAILEGYPKSKKQFFEEVGIETDEDHNVMLPDP, from the exons ATGAGTAAAGGCCGGGCGGAAGCCGCGGCGGGAG CCCCCGGGATCTTGCTGAGGTACCTGCAGGAGCAGAACCGGCCCTACAGCGCTCAGGATGTGTTCGGGAACCTGCAGCGGGAACACGGACTGGGCAAGGCG gCGGTGGTGAAGGCTCTAGAGCAGCTGGCCCAACAAGGCAAGATCAAAGAGAAGACGTATGGCAAGCAGAAGATATACTTTGCGGACCAG GACCAGTTTGACATGGTCAGTGATGTTGACCTCCAAGGCCTGGATGCCAAAATCGTGGCCCTCACTGCTAACGTGCAGAGCTTGCAGCAGAGCTGCCGCCACATGGAGGCTG AGCTGAAGGAGTTAACTAGTGCCTTGACCACACCGGAGATGCAGAAAGAGATCCAGGAGTTGAAGAAAGAATGTGCTGGCTACACTGAGAGACTGAGGAACATTAAAGCAGCCACCAACCATGTGACTCCAGAAGAGAAAGAGCAG GtgtacagagagagacagaggtacTGCAAGGAGTGGCGGAAGCGGAAGAGGATG GCAACAGAGCTGTCTGATGCAATCCTTGAAGGATACCCTAAGAGCAAGAAGCAGTTCTTT GAGGAAGTCGGGATAGAGACAGATGAAGATCATAATGTCATGCTCCCAGACCCCTGA
- the PSMC3IP gene encoding homologous-pairing protein 2 homolog isoform X3 codes for MSKGRAEAAAGAPGILLRYLQEQNRPYSAQDVFGNLQREHGLGKAAVVKALEQLAQQGKIKEKTYGKQKIYFADQDQFDMVSDVDLQGLDAKIVALTANVQSLQQSCRHMEAELKELTSALTTPEMQKEIQELKKECAGYTERLRNIKAATNHVTPEEKEQATELSDAILEGYPKSKKQFFEEVGIETDEDHNVMLPDP; via the exons ATGAGTAAAGGCCGGGCGGAAGCCGCGGCGGGAG CCCCCGGGATCTTGCTGAGGTACCTGCAGGAGCAGAACCGGCCCTACAGCGCTCAGGATGTGTTCGGGAACCTGCAGCGGGAACACGGACTGGGCAAGGCG gCGGTGGTGAAGGCTCTAGAGCAGCTGGCCCAACAAGGCAAGATCAAAGAGAAGACGTATGGCAAGCAGAAGATATACTTTGCGGACCAG GACCAGTTTGACATGGTCAGTGATGTTGACCTCCAAGGCCTGGATGCCAAAATCGTGGCCCTCACTGCTAACGTGCAGAGCTTGCAGCAGAGCTGCCGCCACATGGAGGCTG AGCTGAAGGAGTTAACTAGTGCCTTGACCACACCGGAGATGCAGAAAGAGATCCAGGAGTTGAAGAAAGAATGTGCTGGCTACACTGAGAGACTGAGGAACATTAAAGCAGCCACCAACCATGTGACTCCAGAAGAGAAAGAGCAG GCAACAGAGCTGTCTGATGCAATCCTTGAAGGATACCCTAAGAGCAAGAAGCAGTTCTTT GAGGAAGTCGGGATAGAGACAGATGAAGATCATAATGTCATGCTCCCAGACCCCTGA
- the PSMC3IP gene encoding homologous-pairing protein 2 homolog isoform X1, with the protein MSKGRAEAAAGAPGILLRYLQEQNRPYSAQDVFGNLQREHGLGKAAVVKALEQLAQQGKIKEKTYGKQKIYFADQDQFDMVSDVDLQGLDAKIVALTANVQSLQQSCRHMEAELKELTSALTTPEMQKEIQELKKECAGYTERLRNIKAATNHVTPEEKEQVYRERQRYCKEWRKRKRMATELSDAILEGYPKSKKQFFVSGVLPSLLPWGLHPGRSHLLVSLPHRRKSG; encoded by the exons ATGAGTAAAGGCCGGGCGGAAGCCGCGGCGGGAG CCCCCGGGATCTTGCTGAGGTACCTGCAGGAGCAGAACCGGCCCTACAGCGCTCAGGATGTGTTCGGGAACCTGCAGCGGGAACACGGACTGGGCAAGGCG gCGGTGGTGAAGGCTCTAGAGCAGCTGGCCCAACAAGGCAAGATCAAAGAGAAGACGTATGGCAAGCAGAAGATATACTTTGCGGACCAG GACCAGTTTGACATGGTCAGTGATGTTGACCTCCAAGGCCTGGATGCCAAAATCGTGGCCCTCACTGCTAACGTGCAGAGCTTGCAGCAGAGCTGCCGCCACATGGAGGCTG AGCTGAAGGAGTTAACTAGTGCCTTGACCACACCGGAGATGCAGAAAGAGATCCAGGAGTTGAAGAAAGAATGTGCTGGCTACACTGAGAGACTGAGGAACATTAAAGCAGCCACCAACCATGTGACTCCAGAAGAGAAAGAGCAG GtgtacagagagagacagaggtacTGCAAGGAGTGGCGGAAGCGGAAGAGGATG GCAACAGAGCTGTCTGATGCAATCCTTGAAGGATACCCTAAGAGCAAGAAGCAGTTCTTTGTAAGTGGTGTTCTTCCTTCCTTGCTCCCCTGGGGCCTTCATCCAGGGAGGTCTCATTTGCTTGTCTCGCTGCCCCACAGGAGGAAGTCGGGATAG